One genomic window of Nakamurella panacisegetis includes the following:
- a CDS encoding CHAD domain-containing protein — translation MPTTPGSSPQSSTTVRRRSAPRPAPHPAVTLHVDPPLDNAVLAPPRPAPRRPGLIPTEIADALSTVLTKATEAIREHETGSRAGADIENVHQMRVATRRIRAYLKAAKPALDAAAADGLRGDLSDLAGALGEVRDLDVMIARMHSEAAALGEPDTSALEKLIGRLDADRGVARRALVQQLDDPGYQSLLAELDEAARRPPVADPWTDLAALGAAEYDKLARAHHRLARQFGGNPPDDDLHALRIWGKRARYAAELQKKTKPVAAFLEALAHFQEVLGDHQDASVLEDQLRAMVAASGDPAAAIAAGRVIEGGRRRKREARAAYPAAWKAVARAARSAYRAD, via the coding sequence GTGCCGACGACGCCTGGGTCCAGCCCGCAGAGTTCGACCACCGTTCGCCGGCGTTCCGCCCCCCGGCCGGCGCCCCACCCGGCCGTCACCCTTCACGTCGACCCGCCGCTGGACAACGCCGTGCTCGCCCCGCCCCGTCCGGCCCCGCGCCGTCCCGGCCTCATTCCCACCGAGATCGCCGACGCCCTCTCCACCGTCCTGACCAAGGCCACCGAGGCGATCCGTGAGCACGAGACGGGCAGCCGCGCGGGTGCGGACATCGAGAACGTGCACCAGATGCGGGTGGCCACCCGACGCATCCGGGCCTACCTCAAGGCGGCCAAACCGGCGCTGGACGCCGCGGCCGCTGATGGGCTGCGCGGTGACCTGTCGGACCTGGCTGGCGCCCTGGGCGAGGTGCGGGACCTCGACGTCATGATCGCCCGGATGCACTCCGAGGCGGCGGCTCTGGGTGAGCCGGACACGTCCGCTCTGGAAAAGCTCATCGGCCGGCTCGACGCCGACCGAGGCGTGGCCCGCCGGGCCCTGGTCCAGCAGCTCGACGATCCGGGTTACCAGTCGCTGCTGGCCGAACTCGACGAGGCGGCCCGCCGTCCGCCGGTGGCCGATCCCTGGACCGATCTGGCCGCCCTCGGAGCGGCCGAGTACGACAAGCTGGCCCGGGCCCATCACCGGTTGGCCCGGCAGTTCGGGGGCAATCCACCCGACGACGACCTGCACGCTCTCCGGATCTGGGGCAAGCGCGCCCGGTACGCGGCCGAACTGCAGAAGAAGACCAAGCCCGTCGCCGCCTTCCTGGAGGCGCTGGCCCACTTCCAGGAGGTACTCGGCGACCACCAGGACGCGAGCGTCCTGGAGGATCAGCTGCGCGCCATGGTCGCCGCCTCCGGCGATCCGGCGGCGGCGATCGCCGCCGGGCGCGTCATCGAGGGTGGCCGTCGCCGCAAGCGGGAGGCTCGGGCCGCCTATCCGGCGGCGTGGAAGGCAGTGGCCCGCGCCGCCCGATCCGCCTACCGGGCGGACTGA
- the dapC gene encoding succinyldiaminopimelate transaminase translates to MTRSTPGGRLPQFPWDQLAGAAEIARAHPAGMVDLSVGTPVDRVPGPVRTALADASNAPGYPTVHGTPELRLAYSRWMDRSHGVDIDPMAVLPTIGSKELVASLPTQLGFGPGDVLVIPEIAYPTYEVGGLMAGATVVRADGLTALGPEKPAMIWLNSPSNPTGRVLPTEHLTKVINWARARGTIVVADECYIDLGWDSNPVSILHREVCGGDFTGLLAVHSLSKRSNMAGYRAGFISGDPALIAGLLDLRRHLGMILPAPIQAAAAAALDDDGHAMAQRLRYGDRRSKLMEAFDDAGFTIGNSEAGLYLWCTRGEPAMDSVHWLAERGILVAPGTFYGPAGSSHIRVAFTATDERIDSAVARLSS, encoded by the coding sequence ATGACCAGGTCCACGCCGGGCGGACGGCTGCCCCAGTTCCCCTGGGATCAGCTGGCCGGGGCGGCCGAGATCGCCCGGGCCCACCCGGCGGGGATGGTCGACCTGTCGGTCGGCACACCGGTCGACCGGGTGCCGGGACCGGTGCGGACAGCGCTCGCCGACGCCTCGAACGCTCCGGGCTACCCGACGGTGCACGGCACCCCGGAGTTGCGGCTGGCCTACTCGAGGTGGATGGATCGCAGCCACGGGGTCGACATCGATCCGATGGCGGTGTTGCCCACCATCGGCTCGAAGGAACTGGTCGCCTCGCTGCCGACCCAGCTCGGGTTCGGCCCCGGGGACGTCCTCGTGATACCCGAGATCGCCTATCCCACCTACGAAGTCGGCGGGTTGATGGCCGGCGCCACGGTCGTCCGGGCCGACGGCCTGACCGCGCTGGGACCCGAGAAACCGGCGATGATCTGGCTGAACTCCCCGTCGAATCCGACCGGGAGGGTGCTGCCCACCGAGCACCTGACCAAGGTCATCAACTGGGCGCGGGCCCGCGGCACGATCGTGGTCGCCGACGAGTGCTACATCGACCTCGGGTGGGATTCCAACCCGGTGTCGATCCTGCATCGCGAGGTCTGCGGCGGCGACTTCACCGGCCTGCTGGCGGTGCATTCACTGTCGAAGCGGTCGAACATGGCCGGGTACCGCGCCGGTTTCATCTCGGGCGACCCGGCCCTGATCGCCGGGTTGCTCGACCTGCGCCGTCACCTCGGGATGATCCTGCCGGCACCGATCCAGGCCGCGGCCGCGGCCGCCCTGGACGACGACGGCCACGCCATGGCCCAGCGTCTGCGGTACGGCGACCGGCGGTCCAAGCTGATGGAAGCCTTCGACGACGCCGGGTTCACCATCGGGAACTCCGAAGCCGGGTTGTACCTGTGGTGCACCCGCGGCGAACCGGCCATGGACTCGGTGCACTGGCTGGCCGAACGGGGGATCCTGGTCGCGCCGGGCACCTTCTACGGACCGGCGGGATCCAGTCATATACGGGTCGCGTTCACCGCGACCGACGAGCGGATCGACAGCGCGGTCGCACGTCTGTCGTCCTGA
- the fdxA gene encoding ferredoxin: protein MTYVIAEPCVDVLDRACVEECPVDCIYEGDRMLYIHPDECVDCGACEPVCPVEAIFYEDDVPAAWGEYTRANVDFFNDLGSPGGASKVGKTGTDDPFIAALPPMGEGH from the coding sequence GTGACCTATGTGATTGCCGAACCGTGTGTCGATGTCCTCGACCGGGCGTGTGTCGAGGAGTGTCCGGTCGACTGCATCTACGAAGGCGATCGGATGTTGTACATCCACCCCGACGAGTGCGTCGACTGCGGAGCGTGCGAACCGGTCTGCCCGGTCGAGGCCATCTTCTACGAGGACGACGTTCCGGCCGCGTGGGGCGAGTACACCCGGGCCAACGTCGACTTCTTCAACGATCTGGGATCCCCGGGCGGTGCCTCCAAGGTCGGAAAGACCGGCACCGACGACCCGTTCATCGCCGCACTGCCACCGATGGGCGAGGGGCACTGA
- the mshB gene encoding N-acetyl-1-D-myo-inositol-2-amino-2-deoxy-alpha-D-glucopyranoside deacetylase has product MSLRRVLAVHAHPDDESITMGGTLARCVADGVAVTVVTATLGEEGEVIGEELQGLTAAFADQLGGYRYTELRAACAALGITDHRFLGGVGAFRDSGMIGTPSADHPRAFLRARSGGPDHEQAVRALVEVIEQVQPDVLLTYDADGGYGHPDHIATHEVAVAAAAGRVPRVLAAVRSAGAAQAALSRLAVPAGYRPATPADMGYLADAGDVAVTIDVRGVDGHRRSALAAHATQIEVLPGGFALSNRIAQPLTDVECFKLLSGAPLPPAATDLFAGLDS; this is encoded by the coding sequence ATGTCCCTGCGCCGAGTGCTGGCGGTTCACGCCCATCCCGATGACGAGTCGATCACCATGGGCGGCACCCTGGCCCGGTGCGTCGCCGACGGAGTGGCCGTCACCGTGGTGACCGCCACCCTCGGCGAGGAGGGTGAGGTGATCGGCGAGGAGTTGCAGGGCCTGACCGCCGCGTTCGCCGATCAACTGGGCGGCTACCGGTACACCGAACTGCGTGCGGCGTGCGCCGCCCTCGGCATCACCGACCACCGGTTCCTGGGTGGAGTCGGCGCCTTCCGTGACTCCGGGATGATCGGCACGCCGTCGGCCGACCATCCCCGAGCCTTCCTCCGGGCCCGGTCCGGCGGACCCGACCACGAGCAGGCGGTGCGGGCCCTGGTCGAGGTGATCGAGCAGGTGCAGCCGGACGTGCTGCTGACCTACGACGCCGATGGGGGATACGGGCACCCGGACCACATCGCCACCCACGAGGTGGCCGTTGCCGCAGCCGCGGGACGGGTGCCCAGGGTGCTGGCTGCGGTCCGGTCCGCTGGTGCCGCGCAAGCTGCCCTGTCCCGGCTCGCCGTCCCGGCCGGCTACCGGCCGGCCACACCGGCCGACATGGGCTACCTGGCCGACGCCGGCGACGTCGCGGTGACGATCGACGTCCGTGGGGTCGATGGACATCGCCGGTCGGCGTTGGCGGCCCACGCCACCCAGATCGAGGTGTTGCCCGGCGGATTCGCGTTGTCCAACCGGATCGCCCAGCCACTCACCGACGTCGAATGCTTCAAACTCCTGAGCGGCGCACCACTGCCGCCCGCGGCCACCGACCTGTTCGCCGGGCTCGACTCGTGA
- a CDS encoding MFS transporter, with protein sequence MRGLAYLCVLAFASFFLTLSSLPLYGIRIGASAGAAGLVTTVMLLSTVGTQTLVPALVNRFGPARVLGAGLVALGGPAPLYLIGHSFAWVLFVSALRGLGFAVITVLMPLVASRLVPQGRRGEAIGIYGLAIAVPNLAAVPVGVALTAAGHFSVVAVVAAAPLLALPLIRSITRSMRPVDAPAGPVDHPVDAVATVRRISGITAVLLVMTLSGGGVLTFLPVARPEGSLATVGLLVFGATGALARWRVGVLADRFGHRGLLAVSLLIGAAGLGLVAAGLSASSATAVLVGAAALGIGYGGAQNVTLLVAFVLAGPANVTTASAVWNAAYDAGTAIGALLVGLVAAGGVGYPWTFAGCAVLIALSLPLGVRAAHRAGR encoded by the coding sequence ATGCGTGGTCTGGCTTACCTGTGTGTGCTCGCGTTCGCCAGCTTCTTCCTGACCCTGTCCTCGCTGCCGCTCTACGGCATCCGGATCGGTGCGTCGGCCGGGGCGGCCGGTCTGGTCACCACCGTGATGCTGCTCAGCACGGTGGGGACCCAGACCCTGGTCCCGGCGCTCGTCAACCGGTTCGGGCCGGCTCGGGTGCTGGGTGCGGGCCTGGTCGCGCTCGGCGGCCCCGCGCCGCTGTACCTGATCGGTCACTCGTTCGCCTGGGTGCTGTTCGTCTCGGCCCTGCGCGGGCTAGGTTTCGCCGTCATCACGGTGCTGATGCCGTTGGTGGCCAGCCGCCTGGTCCCGCAGGGCCGGCGGGGTGAGGCCATCGGCATCTACGGCCTGGCCATCGCCGTCCCGAATCTGGCGGCGGTGCCGGTCGGGGTCGCGCTCACCGCGGCCGGCCATTTCTCCGTGGTGGCCGTCGTCGCCGCCGCGCCGCTGCTGGCACTGCCGCTGATCCGGTCCATCACCCGGTCGATGCGGCCGGTGGACGCCCCGGCCGGCCCGGTGGATCACCCGGTCGACGCGGTGGCCACCGTCCGGCGGATCTCCGGCATCACGGCCGTGCTCCTGGTGATGACGCTCTCCGGTGGCGGCGTGTTGACGTTCCTGCCGGTGGCCCGGCCCGAGGGATCACTGGCCACGGTCGGCCTACTGGTCTTCGGGGCCACCGGCGCGCTGGCCCGGTGGCGGGTCGGGGTGCTGGCCGACCGGTTCGGGCATCGGGGGCTGCTGGCCGTCTCCCTCCTGATCGGGGCGGCCGGTCTCGGCCTCGTCGCGGCCGGGCTGAGCGCGTCGTCGGCGACGGCGGTGCTGGTCGGGGCAGCCGCGCTCGGCATCGGGTACGGCGGTGCGCAGAACGTGACCCTGCTGGTCGCCTTCGTTCTGGCCGGCCCGGCGAACGTGACCACCGCTAGCGCGGTGTGGAACGCCGCCTACGACGCCGGTACCGCGATCGGTGCCCTGCTCGTCGGGTTGGTGGCGGCCGGCGGGGTCGGGTATCCCTGGACCTTCGCCGGATGTGCGGTGCTGATCGCGCTCTCACTGCCGCTGGGCGTGCGGGCCGCGCACCGCGCCGGGCGTTGA
- a CDS encoding ABC transporter ATP-binding protein yields the protein MTTPTGAPNLNKTNAPVLTVRDLDIDFWVDGTWYPAVTRNEFTLMPGEVLSIVGESGSGKSTTAMAILGLLPKNSHVEGSIKLGERELVGASERAMRAIRGKEIAMIFQEPMTALNPVYTIGFQIAEMLRAHKAMAPKAARARAIELLTLVEIPDPERRVDSYPHQLSGGQRQRAMIAQALALDPMLLVADEPTTALDVTVQAEILKLMRDLKHRVDAAIILITHDMGVVADMADRIIVMKDGKIVETGDAEKIFKHPEQAYTIQLLNAVPHLGSIVADEGVPMAEDLAEGIEGGATTTHRPEEVAEDPTKRADLAPGVPPVVELHDVAVEYPKRGRTPAFRAVDKFTLSIGQGEVVGLVGESGSGKTTIGRALVGLLPFVQGTANVIGTNIVGASKKDLLQVRKDVSFVFQDPGSSLNPRLPVGESIGEPLLLQKMAKGKDLSNRVEKLLDQVQLPRAMRNRYPHELSGGQRQRVGIARALALNPKLLIADEPTSALDVSVQARVLDLFQELQAQQGFACLFISHDLAVVEILSRRIAVLHHGRLVEMGTREQILSNPIDDYTKRLLAAVPVPDPAEQAIRREQRDKLLAAGVGVEPDEFEVFA from the coding sequence GTGACCACGCCCACCGGTGCGCCCAACCTGAACAAGACGAACGCGCCCGTCCTGACCGTCCGTGATCTCGACATCGACTTCTGGGTCGACGGCACGTGGTACCCGGCCGTCACCCGGAACGAGTTCACGTTGATGCCGGGCGAGGTGCTCTCGATCGTCGGCGAGTCCGGTTCCGGTAAGAGCACCACCGCCATGGCCATTCTCGGCCTGTTGCCGAAGAACTCCCACGTCGAAGGGTCGATCAAACTCGGCGAACGCGAGTTGGTCGGTGCCTCCGAGCGGGCGATGCGGGCCATCCGCGGCAAGGAGATCGCGATGATCTTCCAGGAGCCGATGACCGCTCTGAACCCGGTGTACACCATCGGCTTCCAGATCGCCGAGATGCTCCGGGCCCACAAGGCCATGGCCCCCAAGGCGGCGCGGGCCAGGGCCATCGAACTGCTGACCCTGGTCGAGATCCCGGATCCGGAACGTCGGGTCGACTCCTACCCGCACCAACTCTCCGGTGGGCAGCGGCAGCGGGCCATGATCGCGCAGGCCCTGGCCCTCGACCCGATGTTGCTGGTCGCCGACGAGCCGACCACCGCGCTGGACGTCACCGTCCAGGCCGAGATCCTCAAGCTGATGCGGGATCTCAAGCACCGGGTGGACGCCGCGATCATCCTGATCACCCACGACATGGGTGTGGTGGCCGACATGGCCGACCGCATCATCGTGATGAAGGATGGCAAGATCGTCGAGACCGGCGACGCCGAGAAGATCTTCAAGCACCCCGAGCAGGCATACACGATCCAGCTGCTGAACGCGGTGCCGCACCTCGGCTCGATCGTCGCCGACGAGGGTGTTCCGATGGCGGAGGACCTGGCCGAGGGCATCGAAGGCGGCGCGACCACCACCCACCGCCCGGAGGAGGTCGCCGAGGACCCGACCAAACGGGCCGACCTGGCGCCCGGCGTGCCGCCCGTCGTTGAGCTGCACGACGTCGCCGTCGAGTACCCGAAGCGGGGACGGACCCCGGCGTTCCGGGCCGTCGACAAGTTCACCCTGTCCATCGGGCAGGGCGAGGTGGTCGGGTTGGTCGGCGAGTCCGGCTCCGGCAAGACCACCATCGGCCGGGCCCTGGTCGGCCTGCTGCCGTTCGTCCAGGGCACGGCCAACGTGATCGGCACCAATATCGTGGGCGCCAGCAAGAAGGACCTGCTCCAGGTGCGCAAGGACGTCAGCTTCGTCTTCCAGGACCCGGGCTCGTCCCTCAACCCGCGGCTGCCGGTCGGCGAGTCGATCGGCGAACCCCTGCTGCTGCAGAAGATGGCCAAGGGCAAGGACCTGTCGAACCGGGTGGAGAAGCTGCTCGACCAGGTGCAGCTGCCGCGGGCCATGCGGAACCGCTACCCGCACGAACTCTCCGGCGGCCAGCGTCAGCGGGTCGGCATCGCCCGGGCCCTGGCCCTGAACCCGAAGCTGCTGATCGCCGACGAACCCACCTCCGCCCTCGACGTCTCGGTCCAGGCCAGGGTGCTCGACCTGTTCCAGGAGCTGCAGGCGCAGCAGGGTTTCGCCTGCTTGTTCATCTCCCACGACCTCGCGGTGGTGGAGATCCTGTCCCGCCGGATCGCGGTCTTGCACCACGGCCGGTTGGTCGAGATGGGCACCCGGGAGCAGATCCTGTCCAACCCGATCGACGACTACACCAAACGTCTGCTGGCCGCCGTGCCGGTCCCCGACCCGGCCGAGCAGGCGATCCGCCGGGAGCAGCGGGACAAGCTGCTCGCGGCCGGCGTCGGGGTCGAGCCCGACGAGTTCGAGGTCTTCGCCTGA
- a CDS encoding PH domain-containing protein, with protein sequence MRSVFRPSFGRVMTVVFAGLGAVALVMTLISDGSRAALLLAPWDALAVGLVWAIYWRPEVAVDDGGVRVVNVLRTIDLPWPSIQRIDTKWALTLFTHYGKVTAWAAPAPGGLASRMAGRHDLKGLPESTFGPGDSIRPGDLPGSPSGSAALVVRRRWEELRDAGHLDDPKIEFEAPPSFWHYRTILVGAVLVLLGLLSSVLA encoded by the coding sequence ATGCGATCGGTTTTTCGTCCGAGCTTCGGCCGGGTCATGACAGTTGTCTTCGCCGGTCTGGGTGCGGTCGCCCTGGTGATGACCTTGATCAGCGACGGTTCCCGGGCCGCCCTGCTGCTGGCACCCTGGGATGCCCTGGCCGTCGGCCTGGTCTGGGCCATCTACTGGCGCCCCGAGGTGGCCGTCGACGACGGTGGGGTCCGGGTCGTGAACGTGCTGCGCACCATCGACCTGCCCTGGCCGTCGATCCAGCGGATCGACACCAAGTGGGCGCTGACCCTGTTCACCCACTACGGAAAGGTGACCGCCTGGGCCGCGCCGGCGCCGGGCGGACTGGCTTCCCGGATGGCCGGCCGCCACGACCTCAAGGGCCTGCCGGAGTCCACCTTCGGGCCCGGCGATTCCATCCGTCCGGGCGACCTGCCCGGTTCCCCGTCCGGCTCGGCCGCCCTGGTCGTTCGGCGCCGCTGGGAGGAGCTCCGGGACGCCGGCCACCTGGACGACCCGAAGATCGAGTTCGAGGCGCCACCGTCGTTCTGGCACTACCGGACGATCCTGGTCGGGGCGGTGTTGGTGCTGCTCGGGCTGTTGAGCTCGGTCCTGGCCTGA
- a CDS encoding ABC transporter permease → MSTPTQPMPEPGAPVITEEEISLEQKEVAGLSQGQIVRRRFLQHRAAMVSLIVLALTLLLAITSIGWGPVPGWWKWNAYDVVGSPSGQRPTLAFLGIGGHFFAWGDFPFGASGQWGTDNFAQVMRGTQQTIVVVLILGLLTTVIGVVLGAVAGFFLGWVDSVIMRFTDLIITLPIILITAVVGYQFNTRGVLVVALALGLLSWTSLARLVRAEFLSLREREFVDAARVAGASNARIMFKHILPNSVGVIVVNVTLTMSGGILAEAALSYLQFGIQYPDVSLGSLISQYQGSIQTGEPYLFIWPGVMIIVIVLCLNFIGDGLRDAFDPRQKRIPKARDLRKSRQLEAMATAAGPES, encoded by the coding sequence ATGTCGACTCCCACTCAGCCGATGCCCGAGCCGGGCGCCCCGGTGATCACCGAGGAGGAGATCTCCCTCGAGCAGAAGGAGGTCGCCGGCCTGTCCCAGGGACAGATCGTGCGGCGGCGGTTCCTCCAGCACCGTGCGGCCATGGTCTCGCTGATCGTGCTGGCTCTGACCCTGCTCCTGGCCATCACCAGCATCGGGTGGGGTCCCGTCCCCGGCTGGTGGAAGTGGAACGCCTACGACGTGGTCGGTTCGCCGTCCGGTCAACGACCGACCCTGGCCTTCCTGGGCATCGGTGGCCATTTCTTCGCCTGGGGCGACTTCCCGTTCGGGGCCAGCGGGCAGTGGGGCACCGACAACTTCGCCCAGGTGATGCGGGGAACGCAGCAGACCATCGTGGTCGTGTTGATCCTGGGCCTGCTGACCACCGTCATCGGGGTGGTGCTGGGCGCGGTCGCCGGCTTCTTCCTGGGCTGGGTCGACTCGGTGATCATGCGCTTCACCGACCTGATCATCACGCTGCCGATCATCCTGATCACCGCCGTCGTCGGCTACCAGTTCAACACCAGAGGGGTGTTGGTGGTGGCCCTGGCCCTCGGCCTGCTCTCCTGGACATCGCTGGCCCGGCTCGTCCGGGCCGAGTTCCTGTCGCTGCGGGAGCGCGAGTTCGTCGACGCGGCCCGGGTGGCCGGAGCGTCCAACGCCCGCATCATGTTCAAGCACATCCTGCCCAACTCGGTCGGCGTCATCGTCGTCAACGTGACCCTGACCATGAGTGGCGGCATCCTGGCCGAGGCGGCACTGTCGTATCTGCAGTTCGGCATCCAGTACCCGGACGTCTCCCTGGGCTCGCTGATCTCCCAGTACCAGGGCTCCATCCAGACCGGTGAGCCCTACCTGTTCATCTGGCCCGGCGTCATGATCATCGTCATCGTGCTGTGTCTGAACTTCATCGGTGACGGCCTCCGGGACGCCTTCGACCCCCGGCAGAAGCGCATTCCCAAGGCTCGCGACCTGCGCAAGTCGCGTCAGCTGGAAGCCATGGCAACCGCGGCCGGGCCGGAGAGTTGA
- a CDS encoding ABC transporter permease subunit: MASFFILIGATFIAYVLVSNAGDPLENARGLPNPTQRLQTMATITQTLHLDVNPVFRYFIWLKGVGGCFVGKCDFGVNIAQVPVNGQLSLALGSSLKLITASTVLAVFLGIAIGIITALRQYSGLDYTVTLITFLFFSLPVIWIGIVLKDIFALQFNTFLQRGAQMSWATIIIASVLIGLIAYSLFAGELRRRLMTGALSGLVAFAVFYFITVQQWLLNPSLGPVVIALLGVGLALGVTVLTSGLGNRKSLYTALTTVAVGVALWYPLQFFFHNGMSGWKLFGLLVIALIVGSVIGYLYGGDDRGLSARNGAITAFTTSFVIFVDRMFRAWHSYNTNTAINGRPIRTLGPSTPNLQGDFWIQLTDTMTHLILPTITLMLISLATHSRFSRASMLEVMNMDYIRTARSKGLTERTVVMRHALRNALIPMATVVAFDIAGLIGGAVLTETVFGWKSMGQLFQQGLLAHDPNPVMAFFVVSATIAVLANLLADLAYAGLDPRIRVGS, from the coding sequence GTGGCTTCGTTCTTCATCCTGATCGGGGCCACGTTCATCGCCTACGTGCTGGTCAGCAACGCCGGCGATCCGCTGGAGAACGCGCGTGGCCTACCCAATCCCACGCAGCGACTGCAGACCATGGCGACCATCACCCAGACCCTGCACCTGGACGTCAATCCGGTGTTCCGCTACTTCATCTGGCTCAAGGGCGTCGGCGGGTGTTTCGTCGGCAAGTGCGACTTCGGCGTGAACATCGCGCAAGTCCCGGTCAACGGCCAGCTGTCCCTGGCCTTGGGCAGTTCGCTGAAACTGATCACCGCCTCGACGGTGCTCGCCGTCTTCCTGGGTATCGCGATCGGCATCATCACCGCTTTGCGGCAGTACTCCGGGCTGGACTACACGGTCACGCTGATCACCTTCCTGTTCTTCTCGCTGCCGGTGATCTGGATCGGCATCGTCCTCAAGGACATCTTCGCCTTGCAGTTCAACACCTTCCTGCAACGCGGGGCCCAGATGAGTTGGGCGACCATCATCATCGCGTCGGTCCTCATCGGGCTGATCGCCTACTCGCTTTTCGCCGGCGAACTGCGCCGCCGACTGATGACCGGTGCCCTGTCCGGACTCGTCGCCTTCGCCGTCTTCTACTTCATCACCGTCCAGCAGTGGCTGCTCAACCCGAGCCTCGGCCCGGTCGTCATCGCCCTGCTCGGGGTCGGACTGGCCCTCGGCGTCACCGTGCTGACATCCGGCCTGGGGAACAGGAAGTCGCTCTACACCGCGCTGACCACGGTGGCCGTCGGTGTCGCCCTGTGGTACCCGCTGCAGTTCTTCTTCCACAACGGCATGTCCGGCTGGAAGTTGTTCGGATTGCTGGTGATCGCGCTGATCGTCGGGTCGGTGATCGGATACCTGTACGGCGGCGACGACCGTGGACTGTCGGCCCGGAACGGCGCCATCACCGCCTTCACCACCAGCTTCGTCATCTTCGTGGACCGGATGTTCCGGGCGTGGCACTCCTACAACACGAACACGGCCATCAACGGGCGTCCGATCCGGACGCTGGGCCCGAGTACACCCAACCTGCAGGGTGACTTCTGGATCCAGCTGACCGACACCATGACCCACCTGATCCTGCCGACCATCACCCTGATGCTCATCTCGCTGGCCACCCACTCGCGGTTCTCGCGGGCGAGCATGCTGGAGGTGATGAACATGGACTACATCCGCACGGCCCGGTCGAAGGGTCTGACCGAGCGGACCGTCGTCATGCGGCACGCACTGCGCAACGCGCTGATCCCGATGGCCACCGTGGTTGCCTTCGACATCGCCGGACTGATCGGCGGCGCTGTGCTGACCGAGACCGTGTTCGGGTGGAAGTCGATGGGACAACTGTTCCAGCAGGGGCTACTCGCCCATGATCCCAACCCGGTGATGGCGTTCTTCGTCGTGAGCGCCACCATCGCCGTCCTTGCCAATCTGCTCGCCGACCTGGCCTATGCCGGTCTCGACCCCCGAATCCGGGTAGGTTCCTGA